A genomic region of Halomonas aestuarii contains the following coding sequences:
- a CDS encoding aminotransferase class I/II-fold pyridoxal phosphate-dependent enzyme, which produces MPETSQSETPYTALGFYHKISQLRADTWNALKRDLGQLIRLNDPNRSKNLIKAIDVKLTRLEIIEDYHAFPSKEDFRHLWTLFNREEYGLLEKVVKRLVRALISESYRRRHVDLSETDADAEDLETLDALNQLRRGHPTSNSSAQPYFELLIVDTLSAPEEEVVREAFHNLRRPEDRFVYDVVTVRSFEDALIAVLVNPNIQACLIRYEFPYKSKYNLSALRSYLEGLSEQSLENQSEAERSIMLSTMIHELRPEIDQFLVTSGDVEATASRDIRHFNRIFYRETDYIEQHHTILRAIDNRYRTPFFDALREYSKKPTGVFHAMPISRGKSVTRSHWAGQMIDFYGINIFLAETSATSGGLDSLLQPYGPIKKAQEYAARAFGARQSFFVTNGTSTANKIVVQALVKPRDIVLIDRDCHKSHHYGMVLAGAHVSYLDSYPLDDYSMYGAVPLKEIKKTLLEYKRSGQLHKVKMLLLTNCTFDGVVYNVRRVMEECLAIKPDLVFLWDEAWFAFAGFNPTYRPRTAMHAARTLRDRYRSAAYREEYDAWKAEFETLDPDDDATWLDRRLMPDPDAVRIRAYATHSTHKTLTSLRQGSMIHVWDQDYRQKVEAPFHEAYMTHTSTSPNYQIIASLDVGRMQAEMEGFELVHAQVEAALTLREQLYTHPLLQKYFRVLVNQDMVPLEFRESGVETFYDPVTGWNKMEEAWANDEFVVDPSRITIAIGATGIDGDTFKNEYLMNKYGIQINKTSRNTVLFMTNIGTSRGAIAYLLDVLIKLAKEFEYRWEESSRPERKIIENRIHSLTKELPPLPDFSRFHDAFRPAPDGNTPEGDIRRAYFLSYDEENTEYLRFDNGELQAQMRSGRDVVSASFVIPYPPGFPVLVPGQVVSEEILYFLQALDVTEIHGYRPELGLLVFTEEALSNPPLG; this is translated from the coding sequence ATGCCAGAGACGAGTCAATCCGAGACGCCCTATACCGCCCTGGGCTTCTACCACAAGATCTCCCAGCTGCGCGCCGACACCTGGAACGCGCTCAAGCGCGACCTGGGTCAGCTGATCCGCCTGAACGACCCGAATCGCTCCAAGAACCTGATCAAGGCCATCGACGTCAAGCTCACCCGCCTCGAGATCATCGAGGACTACCATGCCTTCCCGTCCAAGGAGGACTTCCGGCACCTCTGGACGCTGTTCAACCGCGAGGAGTACGGGCTGCTGGAGAAGGTGGTCAAGCGCCTGGTGCGGGCGCTGATCAGCGAGTCCTACCGGCGTCGCCATGTCGACCTCAGCGAGACCGATGCCGACGCCGAGGACCTGGAGACCCTGGATGCGCTGAACCAGTTGCGTCGTGGCCATCCGACCTCCAACAGTTCGGCCCAGCCCTACTTCGAGCTGCTGATCGTCGACACCCTCTCGGCGCCGGAGGAGGAGGTGGTCCGCGAGGCCTTCCATAACCTGCGCCGCCCGGAGGACCGTTTCGTCTATGACGTGGTCACGGTGCGCAGCTTCGAGGACGCGCTGATCGCAGTGCTGGTCAATCCCAACATCCAGGCCTGCCTGATCCGCTACGAGTTCCCCTACAAGTCGAAGTACAACCTCAGCGCCCTGCGCAGCTACCTCGAGGGGCTCTCCGAACAGTCCCTGGAGAACCAGTCGGAGGCCGAACGCAGCATCATGCTCAGCACCATGATCCACGAGCTGCGCCCCGAGATCGACCAGTTCCTGGTCACCAGCGGCGACGTGGAGGCCACGGCCAGTCGCGACATCCGTCATTTCAATCGCATCTTCTACCGCGAGACGGACTACATCGAGCAGCACCACACCATCCTGCGGGCCATCGACAACCGCTATCGCACGCCCTTCTTCGATGCCCTGCGCGAGTACAGCAAGAAGCCGACCGGGGTCTTCCATGCCATGCCCATCTCCCGGGGCAAGTCGGTCACCCGCTCCCACTGGGCCGGGCAGATGATCGACTTCTACGGCATCAACATCTTCCTCGCCGAGACCTCGGCCACCTCCGGCGGGCTGGATTCCCTGCTGCAGCCCTACGGGCCGATCAAGAAGGCCCAGGAGTATGCCGCCCGGGCCTTCGGGGCGCGCCAGAGCTTCTTCGTCACCAACGGCACCTCCACGGCCAACAAGATCGTGGTGCAGGCTCTGGTCAAGCCCCGCGACATCGTGCTGATCGACCGCGACTGCCACAAGTCGCACCACTACGGCATGGTGCTGGCCGGCGCCCATGTCAGCTACCTGGACTCCTATCCGCTCGACGACTACTCCATGTACGGCGCCGTGCCGCTCAAGGAGATCAAGAAGACGCTGCTCGAGTACAAGCGCTCCGGCCAGCTGCACAAGGTCAAGATGCTTCTGCTCACCAACTGCACCTTCGACGGCGTGGTCTACAACGTGCGGCGGGTGATGGAGGAGTGCCTGGCGATCAAGCCCGACCTGGTCTTCCTGTGGGACGAGGCCTGGTTCGCCTTCGCCGGCTTCAACCCGACCTACCGGCCGCGGACCGCCATGCATGCCGCCCGGACCCTGCGGGACCGCTACCGCAGTGCGGCCTACCGCGAGGAGTACGACGCCTGGAAGGCGGAGTTCGAGACGCTCGATCCCGACGACGATGCCACCTGGCTCGACCGGCGCCTGATGCCCGACCCCGACGCGGTGCGCATCCGTGCCTATGCCACCCACTCCACCCACAAGACCCTGACCTCGCTGCGTCAGGGCTCGATGATCCATGTCTGGGACCAGGACTATCGCCAGAAGGTCGAGGCGCCGTTCCACGAGGCCTACATGACCCATACCTCGACCTCGCCGAACTACCAGATCATCGCCTCGCTGGACGTGGGGCGCATGCAGGCGGAGATGGAGGGCTTCGAGCTGGTCCATGCCCAGGTCGAGGCCGCGCTGACGCTGCGTGAGCAGCTCTATACGCATCCGCTGCTGCAGAAGTACTTCCGGGTGCTGGTCAATCAGGACATGGTGCCGCTGGAGTTCCGGGAGTCGGGGGTCGAGACTTTCTACGACCCGGTCACGGGCTGGAACAAGATGGAGGAGGCCTGGGCCAACGACGAGTTCGTCGTCGACCCCAGCCGCATCACCATCGCCATCGGCGCGACCGGCATCGACGGGGATACCTTCAAGAACGAATACCTGATGAACAAGTACGGTATCCAGATCAACAAGACCTCTCGCAATACCGTGCTGTTCATGACCAACATCGGTACATCGCGTGGCGCCATCGCCTACCTGCTCGACGTGCTGATCAAGCTGGCCAAGGAGTTCGAGTACCGCTGGGAGGAGAGCAGCCGCCCCGAGCGCAAGATCATCGAGAATCGCATCCACTCGCTGACCAAGGAACTGCCGCCGCTGCCCGACTTCAGCCGCTTCCACGACGCCTTCCGCCCCGCGCCCGATGGCAACACCCCGGAGGGGGACATCCGCCGGGCCTACTTCCTCAGCTACGACGAGGAGAACACCGAGTACCTGCGCTTCGACAACGGGGAGCTGCAGGCCCAGATGCGCAGCGGTCGCGACGTGGTCTCGGCGAGCTTCGTGATCCCCTATCCGCCAGGCTTCCCGGTGCTGGTGCCAGGCCAGGTGGTCAGCGAGGAGATCCTCTACTTCCTGCAGGCCCTGGACGTGACCGAGATCCACGGCTACCGCCCCGAGCTCGGCCTGCTGGTGTTCACCGAGGAGGCCCTCAGCAACCCGCCGCTGGGATGA
- a CDS encoding C45 family autoproteolytic acyltransferase/hydolase — translation MDKMLDFRTVREETAGPRWQALFEYHWPAYEQWYLSEGERERPGYLACYNALRQHMPELLDTYRTLCKLAGGSDLAARFLSLYQPPPYITGCSQAVLASPSSTMLARNYDYPPELCEGTILYTHWNERRVIAMTDCLWGVLDGMNDRGLAVSLAFGGRKAVGQGFGAPIILRYLLEFCDTVPEASEVLARIPTHMAYNITVADSAGRYVTAMIAPDRRASIRRVPVATNHQKKIEWYAHALASETLIRERQLSILVDDEDTTEERLIAAFSSPPLFRHDYRRGLGTVYTAIYRPCSGRAQFHWPGLNLDLSFDHFPEERITVRYGVRGLNHG, via the coding sequence ATGGACAAGATGCTTGATTTCCGGACCGTGCGCGAGGAAACGGCAGGCCCCCGTTGGCAGGCGCTGTTCGAGTACCACTGGCCGGCCTACGAACAGTGGTACCTCAGCGAGGGGGAGCGGGAGAGGCCAGGGTATCTCGCGTGCTACAACGCCCTGCGCCAGCACATGCCGGAGCTTCTCGATACCTATCGGACGCTGTGCAAGCTGGCCGGCGGCAGCGACCTGGCCGCGCGCTTCCTGAGCCTCTACCAGCCACCGCCCTATATCACCGGCTGCTCCCAGGCGGTGCTGGCGAGTCCCTCGTCCACGATGCTGGCGCGCAACTACGACTATCCGCCCGAGCTGTGCGAGGGGACCATCCTCTACACGCACTGGAACGAGCGGCGGGTGATCGCCATGACCGATTGCCTGTGGGGCGTGCTGGACGGGATGAACGATCGCGGGCTCGCCGTCTCCCTGGCGTTCGGCGGGCGCAAGGCGGTGGGGCAGGGGTTCGGTGCGCCGATCATCCTGCGCTACCTGCTGGAGTTCTGCGACACCGTGCCCGAGGCCTCGGAGGTGCTGGCCCGGATCCCGACCCACATGGCCTACAACATCACCGTGGCCGACTCCGCCGGTCGCTACGTGACGGCGATGATCGCTCCGGATCGTCGTGCCAGCATCCGGCGCGTGCCGGTGGCGACCAACCACCAGAAGAAGATCGAGTGGTATGCCCATGCCCTGGCCTCGGAGACGCTGATCCGCGAGCGCCAGCTGTCGATCCTGGTGGACGACGAGGATACCACCGAGGAGCGGCTGATCGCCGCCTTCTCGTCACCTCCCCTGTTTCGCCATGACTACCGGCGGGGCCTGGGGACCGTCTATACCGCCATCTATCGTCCCTGTTCGGGACGCGCACAGTTTCACTGGCCCGGCCTGAACCTGGACCTGAGCTTTGACCATTTCCCCGAGGAACGGATCACCGTCCGCTACGGCGTGCGCGGACTGAACCACGGCTGA